One window of the Rhodococcus sovatensis genome contains the following:
- a CDS encoding carbohydrate ABC transporter permease, producing the protein MTTTADRPVITSPASDSHNELRVHTKKPRFFSVGFPLALYLLFTLVPFYWMIVFAFRPAGSNSMLPWPITFDHFDTVWNTLGFSFFFKNSLIVAGLSLVLTTFVALATGYALARFKFRAKIPLVMALLCSQFVPGAMLLIPLFQVFREMGLVNNLFGLIVADTVFQLPLAAMLMAGFISQIPVELEEAAMVDGCSRLKAFRLIMLPLLRPGLIAVGSFAFIGSWNNFLFGLMFISSQEKFTLPVGLSYTIGSYNVDFGVLAAGGLIAAVPVVAVFAVIQKYLVQGLSAGAVKG; encoded by the coding sequence ATGACCACTACAGCCGATCGACCGGTGATCACCTCCCCGGCAAGCGACTCCCACAACGAACTGCGCGTGCATACCAAGAAGCCTCGCTTCTTCAGCGTCGGATTCCCGCTCGCGCTCTACCTCCTCTTCACGCTCGTTCCGTTCTACTGGATGATCGTGTTCGCGTTCAGGCCAGCAGGCTCGAACAGCATGCTCCCCTGGCCCATCACGTTCGACCACTTCGACACCGTGTGGAACACCCTCGGCTTCAGCTTCTTCTTCAAGAACTCGCTCATCGTCGCGGGACTCTCGCTCGTCCTGACGACCTTCGTCGCACTCGCCACCGGATATGCGTTGGCGCGCTTCAAGTTCCGCGCCAAAATCCCACTGGTGATGGCGCTGCTGTGCAGTCAATTCGTACCAGGTGCGATGCTGCTGATCCCCCTGTTCCAGGTGTTCCGCGAGATGGGCCTGGTGAACAACCTCTTCGGCCTCATCGTCGCAGACACGGTGTTCCAGCTTCCCCTCGCCGCAATGCTGATGGCCGGTTTCATTTCGCAGATCCCGGTGGAGTTGGAAGAAGCAGCGATGGTCGACGGATGTTCGCGGCTCAAGGCATTTCGCCTCATCATGTTGCCGCTGCTACGGCCGGGGCTCATCGCCGTCGGTTCGTTCGCCTTCATCGGTAGCTGGAACAACTTCCTCTTCGGCCTGATGTTCATCAGCAGCCAGGAGAAGTTCACGTTGCCAGTCGGTTTGAGCTACACCATCGGCTCCTACAACGTCGACTTCGGTGTCCTCGCGGCCGGCGGACTCATCGCCGCAGTGCCCGTCGTAGCCGTCTTCGCCGTCATCCAGAAGTACCTCGTCCAGGGCCTGAGCGCCGGAGCGGTGAAAGGCTGA
- a CDS encoding sugar ABC transporter permease produces the protein MVTTTPPRSGGKQAPAAPAPIRKKRRISAPYILIAPVVVLLAVFIFYPVGSVFYYSLQFYNPTTPWDNGFAGLENFKLMFADDAFWNSLVVTAKWVGVQVVFQLILGLGLALLVNEVFRGRGLARALVFSPWAVSGVLTTGIWLLIYNPSTGLFKLLGNMGIGDGTAAPIADPDTAFWATSVAELWRGVPFFAILILAELQSAPKDLYEAANVDGANRWQRFRFVTLPHLKAVIILSTLLRGVWEFNNVDLLYTLTAGGPADVTTTLPLYVSQLATTAQDFGYGSALTTVAFVILLFCSILYLRLSKFNSDKA, from the coding sequence ATGGTCACCACCACACCACCGAGATCGGGAGGCAAGCAGGCGCCCGCCGCCCCAGCCCCGATCCGCAAGAAGCGCCGCATCTCGGCGCCGTACATCCTCATCGCCCCGGTTGTCGTTCTGCTCGCGGTGTTCATCTTCTACCCGGTCGGTAGCGTCTTCTACTACAGCCTTCAGTTCTACAATCCGACAACACCGTGGGACAACGGTTTTGCCGGCCTCGAGAACTTCAAGCTCATGTTCGCCGACGACGCCTTCTGGAACAGCTTGGTCGTCACGGCCAAGTGGGTTGGCGTCCAGGTCGTCTTCCAGCTGATCCTCGGTCTCGGACTGGCACTGCTCGTCAACGAGGTCTTCCGCGGACGCGGACTTGCCCGCGCACTGGTGTTCTCGCCGTGGGCCGTCTCCGGCGTGCTCACCACGGGCATCTGGCTACTGATCTACAACCCGTCGACAGGCTTGTTCAAGCTGCTCGGCAACATGGGCATCGGCGACGGTACCGCCGCTCCCATTGCAGATCCCGACACCGCGTTCTGGGCAACGAGCGTTGCTGAATTGTGGCGCGGCGTGCCCTTCTTCGCGATCCTGATCCTCGCCGAACTGCAGAGCGCCCCAAAAGACCTCTACGAGGCTGCGAACGTCGACGGCGCAAACCGTTGGCAGCGCTTCCGTTTCGTCACACTCCCGCACCTCAAGGCAGTCATCATCCTCTCGACACTGCTTCGCGGTGTGTGGGAGTTCAACAACGTCGACCTGCTCTACACACTCACGGCAGGTGGCCCAGCGGACGTGACAACGACACTGCCACTCTATGTTTCGCAACTCGCCACCACCGCCCAGGACTTCGGATACGGCTCGGCCCTGACCACCGTGGCATTCGTGATCCTGCTCTTCTGCTCGATCCTCTACTTGCGCCTGAGCAAGTTCAACAGCGACAAGGCCTGA
- a CDS encoding NAD(P)-dependent oxidoreductase has protein sequence MTRLLITGAAGNMGKMLRPLLRRPDRPLRLFDIAEISDIDSATEEFVQGSVTDREAVARAVDGVDAILHLGGLSTEDSWANILSVNVDGSQAVFEAAVAHGVTRVVAASSNHAVGFWTHEEAGGEALAGDVGPRPDGFYGWSKAAVEALGRLYHDRFGIDVVNLRIGSSFEKPPNYRGLASWMSPADTARLIEASLSDSAKGFHTVWGISNNSRAWWSGAQGEAIGYEPQDDAEQFAEEFLAEHEWTFDDPILQRVGGAFCDHPLGQRMR, from the coding sequence ATGACACGGCTTTTGATCACCGGCGCCGCCGGAAACATGGGAAAGATGCTTCGCCCGTTGCTGCGTAGACCGGATCGCCCACTTCGGCTTTTCGACATCGCCGAGATCAGCGATATCGATTCCGCTACAGAGGAATTCGTCCAGGGATCGGTCACCGACCGGGAGGCCGTGGCCCGCGCGGTCGACGGCGTCGACGCCATCCTGCACCTGGGCGGACTGAGCACCGAGGATTCCTGGGCCAACATACTGTCCGTGAACGTCGACGGATCGCAGGCCGTCTTCGAGGCCGCAGTCGCGCACGGGGTCACCCGAGTTGTCGCCGCGTCGAGCAATCACGCGGTGGGTTTCTGGACGCACGAAGAAGCAGGCGGCGAGGCCTTGGCCGGTGACGTCGGGCCTCGTCCCGATGGTTTCTACGGCTGGTCGAAAGCTGCGGTCGAGGCACTGGGGAGGCTGTATCACGACCGCTTCGGCATCGACGTCGTGAACCTCCGTATCGGATCGAGCTTCGAGAAGCCGCCGAACTACCGCGGCTTGGCCAGTTGGATGTCGCCGGCAGACACAGCGCGCCTCATCGAGGCATCACTGTCCGACAGCGCCAAGGGATTTCACACCGTGTGGGGAATCTCGAACAACTCGCGCGCCTGGTGGTCGGGTGCACAGGGTGAAGCGATCGGTTACGAACCCCAGGACGATGCAGAACAGTTCGCGGAGGAATTCCTCGCCGAGCACGAATGGACCTTCGACGATCCGATCCTCCAGCGCGTCGGCGGTGCCTTCTGCGACCATCCCCTCGGTCAGCGCATGCGCTGA
- a CDS encoding sn-glycerol-3-phosphate ABC transporter ATP-binding protein UgpC has protein sequence MATVAFENVTKFFPGGDKPAVDQLDLAIEDGEFLVLVGPSGCGKSTSLRMLAGLEDVDRGAITIGGNDVTEFQPKDRDIAMVFQNYALYPHMTVGENMGFGLRIAGEDKAEIKRRVEDAAKILDLTKFLDRKPKALSGGQRQRVAMGRAIVRKPQVFLMDEPLSNLDAKLRVQTRAQISALQRRLATTTVYVTHDQVEAMTMGDRVAVLKDGVLQQCDTPRRMYEHPNNVFVAGFIGSPAMNLLELPLVDGGVRFGGEVVPVPRAAVAGIGESLVTLGVRPEDLELTTGPGLEVTIDVVEELGADAYVYGQADINGTKQPIVVRADGRIPPRRGEKITLSYAAERTHLFSTVTGERLVD, from the coding sequence ATGGCAACTGTTGCGTTCGAGAACGTCACCAAGTTCTTCCCCGGCGGTGACAAGCCCGCTGTCGACCAGCTCGACCTCGCCATCGAGGACGGCGAGTTCCTCGTCCTCGTCGGACCGTCGGGCTGCGGCAAGTCGACGTCACTCCGAATGCTCGCGGGTCTCGAAGACGTCGATCGCGGCGCCATCACGATCGGCGGCAACGACGTCACCGAGTTCCAGCCCAAGGATCGCGACATCGCGATGGTCTTCCAGAACTATGCGCTGTACCCGCACATGACCGTGGGGGAGAACATGGGCTTCGGACTCCGCATCGCAGGTGAGGACAAAGCCGAGATCAAGCGTCGCGTCGAGGATGCCGCCAAGATCCTCGACCTCACCAAGTTTCTCGATCGCAAGCCCAAGGCACTGTCCGGCGGTCAGCGTCAGCGCGTTGCGATGGGACGTGCGATCGTCCGCAAGCCGCAGGTCTTCCTCATGGACGAGCCGCTGTCCAACCTCGACGCCAAGCTGCGTGTGCAGACTCGCGCGCAGATCTCGGCGTTGCAGCGGCGTCTGGCGACCACCACCGTCTACGTCACCCATGACCAGGTCGAGGCCATGACGATGGGTGACCGCGTCGCCGTCCTCAAGGACGGAGTGCTGCAGCAGTGCGACACCCCGCGCCGCATGTACGAGCACCCGAACAACGTGTTCGTCGCCGGTTTCATCGGCTCGCCTGCCATGAACCTTCTCGAACTGCCTCTCGTCGACGGTGGGGTCCGCTTCGGAGGGGAGGTTGTCCCCGTTCCGCGCGCGGCCGTCGCGGGTATCGGCGAAAGCTTGGTCACCCTCGGTGTCCGTCCCGAGGACCTCGAACTCACGACCGGACCGGGCCTCGAAGTCACCATCGACGTCGTGGAAGAGCTCGGCGCCGACGCCTATGTCTACGGGCAGGCCGACATCAACGGGACCAAGCAGCCCATCGTCGTCCGCGCGGACGGCCGGATCCCGCCTCGTCGCGGCGAGAAGATCACCCTGTCCTACGCGGCCGAGCGCACTCACCTGTTCTCGACCGTCACCGGCGAACGCCTCGTCGACTAG
- a CDS encoding aldehyde dehydrogenase (NADP(+)), translating to MTTAINTSITGEFLVGGRARTGAGDAIEALNPSTGDTLGPTFHYATSKDVRDATALADEAFDIYRRTTSEARARFLESIADNIDNLGDELIDRASAESGLPRARLLGERGRTTGQLRLFAAVLREGSWNGARIDPAQPDRKPAPRSDIRLRNIPLGPVVVFAASNFPLAFSVAGGDTASALAAGCPVIVKAHDAHLGTSELVGRAIAAAVVEHGLPEGTFSLIYGLGQTIGVELVTDPAVAAVGFTGSRGGGMALARAAAGRDVPIPVYAEMSSINPVFLLPGALCADAAALGAGFAVSLTLGSGQFCTNPGLVFAVVGAELSEFLRSASDAVGSSTGAAMLTPGIAAAYASGQKALRNHGDVDSVATGQPGSCVSQGVPELLVTDAENFLADPSLHAEVFGATSLVVRCKDLDQLLDVVKGLEGQLTATIHATDTDLPDAEVLVEKLERKVGRILFNGWPTGVEVGHAMVHGGPFPATSDSRTTSVGSLAIDRFLRPVSYQDVPSALLPSAIADGNPDKIWRRIDGSLTQE from the coding sequence ATGACCACGGCAATCAACACATCCATCACCGGCGAATTTCTGGTGGGCGGCAGGGCTAGAACGGGTGCAGGCGACGCCATCGAGGCCCTGAACCCGTCCACCGGCGACACTCTCGGGCCTACCTTCCATTACGCGACCTCGAAAGACGTGCGCGACGCCACCGCGTTGGCCGACGAGGCCTTCGACATCTACCGTCGGACCACGTCGGAAGCACGAGCTCGCTTCCTCGAGTCCATCGCCGACAACATCGACAACCTCGGTGACGAATTGATCGACCGAGCGTCCGCCGAGAGCGGCCTGCCACGAGCACGGCTACTAGGTGAGCGTGGACGCACCACCGGTCAGCTCAGGCTCTTCGCCGCAGTACTCCGTGAAGGAAGCTGGAACGGTGCGCGCATCGACCCCGCGCAGCCTGATCGTAAACCAGCTCCGCGCAGCGATATTCGGCTGCGCAACATACCTCTCGGGCCGGTCGTCGTGTTCGCGGCCAGCAACTTCCCCTTGGCCTTCTCGGTCGCAGGAGGCGACACGGCGTCGGCGCTCGCGGCCGGCTGTCCAGTTATCGTCAAAGCGCATGACGCCCACCTCGGAACGTCCGAGTTGGTCGGCCGGGCGATAGCGGCTGCCGTCGTCGAACACGGTCTGCCCGAAGGCACGTTCTCACTGATCTACGGACTCGGCCAGACCATCGGCGTCGAACTCGTCACCGACCCGGCCGTCGCCGCCGTCGGATTCACCGGATCACGCGGTGGCGGCATGGCTTTGGCGCGGGCGGCAGCAGGACGCGACGTTCCTATCCCTGTATATGCGGAGATGAGCAGCATCAATCCGGTCTTTCTGTTGCCCGGCGCGTTGTGTGCCGACGCGGCCGCTTTGGGGGCAGGCTTCGCGGTATCGCTGACGCTCGGATCCGGTCAGTTCTGCACCAACCCCGGCCTCGTGTTCGCCGTCGTGGGTGCAGAACTGAGCGAGTTCCTCCGCTCTGCGTCGGACGCGGTCGGTTCTTCCACCGGGGCCGCGATGTTGACACCGGGAATTGCTGCAGCCTACGCGTCAGGACAGAAGGCGCTCCGAAACCACGGGGACGTCGACTCCGTCGCTACCGGGCAACCTGGTTCGTGCGTGTCCCAAGGGGTACCAGAACTCCTCGTCACCGATGCCGAGAACTTTCTGGCCGACCCATCGCTGCACGCGGAGGTGTTCGGAGCTACGTCACTCGTAGTCCGGTGCAAGGACCTCGATCAATTGCTGGATGTAGTGAAGGGTCTCGAAGGACAGCTCACCGCCACCATCCATGCCACCGACACCGACCTGCCCGATGCCGAAGTGCTCGTCGAGAAGTTGGAACGCAAGGTTGGCCGAATTCTGTTCAATGGCTGGCCCACCGGCGTCGAGGTCGGTCATGCGATGGTGCACGGCGGACCGTTCCCTGCGACGAGTGACTCCCGCACGACCTCGGTCGGCAGCCTTGCGATCGATCGGTTCCTCAGGCCCGTCAGCTATCAGGACGTGCCCTCTGCACTACTTCCGTCGGCGATCGCCGACGGCAACCCCGACAAGATCTGGCGCCGCATCGACGGCAGCCTCACTCAGGAGTGA
- a CDS encoding 5-dehydro-4-deoxyglucarate dehydratase, which yields MLAGVLFFPVTPFDTDGNVDTAALTAHIEAGVASGPGGVFTACGTGEFHALSPAEFRVVVETTVKAVAGRVPVFAGAGGALPIAKELVTIASEAGADGILLLPPYLVGSPAAGLVEYVRQVSDVSELPVIVYHRANGQFTEASALAVALLPKVIGFKDGVGNLDLTSRIVRTIRDGIGDKEFQFFNGLPTAEVSQRAFRSIGVTLYSSATFAFAPDVALAYYGALEDGNTELVEALDREFFHPLVRLRDTTPGYAVALVKAGVTFSGIDAGSVRAPLTDATEKDKFALEQILAAGRKVLAA from the coding sequence ATGCTTGCTGGAGTTCTGTTCTTTCCCGTGACACCGTTCGACACCGACGGCAATGTCGACACCGCGGCTTTGACCGCCCATATCGAGGCAGGCGTCGCATCAGGCCCCGGCGGGGTGTTCACCGCCTGCGGCACAGGCGAATTCCATGCGCTGTCGCCCGCTGAATTTCGTGTCGTGGTCGAAACGACGGTGAAAGCGGTCGCCGGCCGCGTCCCGGTGTTCGCCGGAGCCGGTGGGGCTTTGCCGATCGCCAAGGAACTGGTGACGATCGCATCGGAGGCGGGCGCGGACGGCATTCTGTTGCTTCCGCCGTACCTCGTCGGGTCGCCCGCCGCTGGACTCGTCGAGTACGTACGTCAGGTATCGGATGTCAGCGAACTTCCGGTCATCGTCTACCACCGGGCGAACGGGCAGTTCACCGAGGCGAGCGCGCTTGCCGTGGCACTGCTACCGAAGGTGATCGGGTTCAAGGACGGCGTCGGAAATTTGGATCTGACGTCGAGGATCGTTCGGACCATTCGTGATGGTATCGGCGACAAAGAGTTCCAGTTCTTCAACGGCCTCCCGACCGCGGAGGTGTCGCAGCGGGCGTTCCGGAGTATCGGGGTGACGCTGTACTCGTCGGCGACATTCGCGTTCGCGCCCGATGTGGCGCTCGCGTACTACGGGGCGTTGGAAGACGGGAACACCGAACTGGTCGAGGCCTTGGATCGCGAGTTCTTCCATCCGCTGGTCCGTCTGCGCGACACCACGCCCGGATATGCCGTCGCGCTGGTGAAGGCAGGCGTCACGTTCAGCGGCATCGACGCCGGATCCGTCCGCGCTCCGCTGACCGACGCTACGGAGAAGGACAAGTTTGCGCTGGAGCAGATCCTCGCTGCGGGCAGGAAGGTTCTGGCGGCCTGA
- a CDS encoding L-talarate/galactarate dehydratase, with protein MSIDVETRASKPTSGLTAPDAAIKALASGDATIDRIAHVTLSSITLPLKNPISDAKVLTGRQKAMTEVAFLFAEIRTEQGHEGIGFSYSKRAGGPAQFAHAKEIAPVLIGEDPSDIGKIWTKLQWAGASVGRSGVATQAIAAIDVALWDLKAKRAQLPLAKLIGATRDSVQTYNTSGGFLHTPIEEVLDNATASLAAGIGGIKLKVGQPDWRTDIARVTAVREHLGDDVPLMVDANQQWDRPTANRMCRILEQFDLVWIEEPLDAYDAEGHAMLARNFDTSIATGEMLASVGEHIRLIEAGSVDILQPDAPRIGGITQFMKLAGLAEHHNLQLAPHFAMEIHLHLAAVYPLQTWVEHFDWLDPLFNEHLETRDGRMHLSNRPGLGFTLSDQAKAWTIGTAEFGK; from the coding sequence GTGTCCATCGACGTAGAGACAAGAGCCTCGAAGCCCACGAGCGGCCTCACCGCTCCCGACGCCGCGATCAAGGCCCTCGCTTCGGGTGACGCAACGATCGACCGGATCGCGCACGTGACTCTGTCGTCGATCACATTGCCGTTGAAGAACCCGATCAGTGACGCCAAAGTGCTGACCGGGCGGCAGAAGGCCATGACCGAAGTCGCTTTTCTGTTCGCCGAGATCAGGACCGAGCAGGGCCACGAAGGCATCGGCTTCAGCTACTCCAAACGTGCCGGTGGCCCCGCGCAGTTCGCGCACGCCAAAGAGATCGCTCCGGTACTCATCGGTGAGGATCCCAGCGATATCGGCAAGATATGGACCAAGTTGCAGTGGGCCGGGGCGTCGGTCGGGCGCAGTGGCGTTGCAACGCAGGCGATTGCGGCCATCGATGTCGCGCTGTGGGACCTCAAGGCCAAGCGTGCGCAGCTGCCGCTCGCCAAGCTCATCGGCGCGACACGCGATTCGGTACAGACGTACAACACCTCCGGAGGCTTCCTCCATACGCCGATCGAGGAAGTGCTCGACAACGCCACCGCATCGTTGGCAGCAGGTATCGGCGGCATAAAACTCAAAGTGGGCCAGCCAGATTGGCGAACAGACATCGCGCGCGTCACGGCCGTTCGTGAGCACCTCGGCGACGATGTACCGCTCATGGTCGACGCCAACCAGCAATGGGATCGACCGACAGCCAACCGCATGTGCCGCATCCTCGAACAGTTCGATCTCGTCTGGATCGAAGAACCGCTCGACGCGTACGACGCCGAAGGGCACGCGATGCTCGCTCGCAACTTCGACACCTCGATTGCGACGGGTGAGATGCTCGCCAGCGTCGGTGAGCATATCCGCTTGATCGAAGCAGGATCGGTTGACATCCTCCAGCCCGACGCTCCGCGCATCGGCGGCATCACTCAGTTCATGAAGCTTGCAGGCCTCGCAGAGCACCACAATCTGCAGCTCGCACCGCACTTCGCGATGGAAATTCACCTGCACCTCGCGGCGGTCTACCCGTTGCAGACCTGGGTCGAACACTTCGACTGGCTCGACCCGCTGTTCAACGAGCACCTCGAAACCCGCGATGGCAGAATGCATCTCTCCAACCGGCCCGGTCTCGGCTTCACCCTCAGCGATCAGGCCAAGGCCTGGACCATCGGGACGGCCGAATTCGGCAAGTAG